In Eremothecium gossypii ATCC 10895 chromosome V, complete sequence, the genomic stretch TGGAGGGCCTTGCCGTCCCTGCATTCCCCATTCGGGGATCATTGGCAGATAACCTTGTGTGCCTAAGATGCGGAGGCTCGTCAAAGGTCAATGTGCATCAGTTTTCTATGCACACATTGCCAGTTCCAAACGCAACTTCGGCGGACCTCCGTGATATGCTTTTTGATAACCAAACCGAGACGATCGACGACTACACTTGCGTATCCTGCCAGATTCGCGCAATTCTCGCAACAGAGAAGAATAGAGGACGCCAAGGTGTCGACAGCACAGAGCTTGCCATTATTGAGGAGCTTGCGCGGCTCGCACCGTCCATCTCAATCAATGAGGACATGCCACCTCACCTGGCCGCCTACGTCAGCGCGTATAACAAGGACCACTGCATCACCGCCGCCTTGAAGTCCACCATTGTAAAACGCACAGTCTCAGTCGATTCGCCGCGCGTGCTCATTCTCCACCTCTCGCGTTCAGTCTTCAATGGGGTCTCGTACGCAAAGAACACCTGCAATGTCACTTTCCCGGAGGAGCTGGTCATCAatgagcagctgctcgagaATAACAAATGTGTTGGGGTTCGTGCAGTCCGCTATAAGCTGTGCGCCATGATCAAGCACATTGGCACCCATTCTCAGGGCCATTACGCATGTTTCCGCCACAAACCTGACTTTAGGAAGGACCCAAGGACGGGCGAGATCATCATTCGCTCAGATGTGATCTCGTCGGACGCCGTCCCGCAGCCAGCCCCTCGAATGCCTGTGCCCTACGCCAGCTCGAAGCCCTCCGCCCTGGGCCGACTGGCCGCCTTGCTCAAGACCGTTACTGGGGAGCCTCCATCAACAGTCACTACTAACGAAGAACCCGTCTCCAAGCCCGACGCGTCAGCCGAGCAGGACAGCTCCGGAGCCAGCTCTGCGAGCTCATCGGGCGTATCTTCGGCTGCCACGAAGGTACTCCCCCGTCCCCAGGGCCGTCCCCGCAAACTGAAGGCTTTACGTCGCACCACTACGCACCCGTGGTGGTGTATCTCAGACTCGTACGTGTCGGAGTGCAAGACGTCGTTCCTTCTCTCGGAGACAAAGCTCGTGTACATGCTTTACTATCAACGCATTGAGCCCTAGGGTGCCTCCTCGTTGCCAAGCTGCCTTGGTGCACCGTTTCTAGTGACTGTTGTTCAGGCCGATCGCCTGTTTCTACGAAATAAAGTCCTGGTGTGTTGGTGAGGTGGTAAGCGTTTCCAATTTTTGAAACAGATCCCTTTCGCCGCTACATTCCAGTCGAAATCAGGAAAGGATAAACAGAATAAGGATGTTAAAGGTATGTTTCTGTATTTAGTTTCCGGCGGAAAGAGATAGTGAAGGTACCGTATGATGAAGGAGTGACCGGATACTTTTCGGTGCAGGCGATGCCGCTTGTCGGGAGAGGCCGTACCCTTCATCTCAAGCGTCGAAAATTGTCTTTTACGTGGACTCGATAGACTAACAATTTCATCTGCTGTTGAACAGGGGTTTAAATTGAAGAAAGACTCGAGCCAAGCCACCAAAGGTCGGATCACTTCTGCAGACATCAGTGCACCAACACAGGACGGAAGTAACATCGCATTTCACATGAACCGGCTAAGAAGCTTGTCGAACACGTCTAACCGAGGGGGCAAGAACGGGGCGGTGGCGGGTGCAGTGGACGTGCCGATCATATTGAAGGCACTATATACCTACCACGCACAGTCGCCTGGCGAATTATCTTTCAACAAGGGGGAGCTGTTCCAGGTGAACGGAGAGGACGGCGAGTGGTACGAAGTGACCAGCACGGAGGGAGGCCGCAAGGGGATGGTTCCAAAGAGCTACTTTGAGCAAGTGTCTAAAAGCCGGGTTGTGTCTACACACAGCATTTTGACTTCGCCACAACAGGTACAAATGCCAGTGAAGACGGGGTCGTTGTATGCGATTGTCCTGTACGACTTCAAGGCAGAGAAGTCCGACGAGCTTAGTGCTTTTGCAGGTGAGAACTTGTTTATTTGTGCACATCACAACTTCGAGTGGTTTATTGCCAAACCCATTGGAAGGCTCGGGGGGCCGGGTTTGGTGCCCGTTGGATTCGTCAGTATTATTGACATCAACTCGGGATATGCTACGGGAAACAACGTGAAAGACGATATCGCATCTGTGAACCTTCCCACGGTTCAGGAGTGGAAGAACAACATCGCAAAGTATAAAGCTAGTAACATATCCCTAGGATCTGTGgagcagcaccagcagcagcagcagcaacaacaacaacagcagCGGGTATCTGTGGTCCCCAGCGTGCAGCCCTTTCAATATACCCAGGCGCAGAGCTTTGACAACATAGTTCCCGTTGGCGCTGCTGTAGAATCGTTTCTGCTTGAGGGCGAGAAGTACTGGTTCCATGTGGTATGCGACCTTGAGGACGGTAGTTCACATTCTTTGAAAAGGTATTACGAGGACTTCTACGACCTTCAGGTCCAGCTCCTCGATGCGTATCCTGCAGAGGCAGGTAAACTTCGGGATAGCAACGGCCAATGGACCAAACGAATCATGCCGTATATCCCAGGCCCTGTGCCCTATGTGACAGACTCTATTACAAAAAAGAGGAAAGATGACTTGAACATCTATGTTAAAGAGTTGATTGCATTGCCTCCACACATTTCGCATTCGCCTTTGGTGAAATCTCTCTTTGCAATCAGAAATAACGGATTCGACCGTGTGCTCTTAAAGGATTATGGGAATTCGACGGTAGTGCGCTCCGATGATCCCGTCGCACTGACTGGCGCCAAGCTGGCTCAACAGGAGGAGTCGACACTCACCGGCAGCGATCTGAAAGAGCGAATGGGTGAGCTATCGCTGAACGATAAGACCCCTCCCATTGGGTCCCCTCAGGCTGCTGGCTCACAGCTCAAGTCCAATAAGATCAAGTTCTATTACAAAGACGACATCTTTGCCTTGTTATTGTCACCTACGATCACCTTAGTTGAGCTGAAGACCAAGATCGCACCGAGGATCGACTCGGAAACGTTCCAGCTTTTCGTCAAAGCCGGCGATGACGTGGGTACAGAAATTACCAGCAATGAGGATCTTAGCGGGGTAATCCAGGAGAAGCAGAAGATCATGGTTCTCGATGTCCAATAGATGTCTTCCTGATATACCAATATCGCCCATGCAAGGTGGTATACCATTGCTTGTGTCGTACATAAGACGCTACTAACTCTATAAGGCGCTGCTAGCTTTCTTTTCCTCAGCTGTTTGTAACTTCCCGTGTAACCATACTGATTTACGACTAGTACTTCCAGTCTCCATCTTCGTCGACGTCCATGGGCGTCTCTTCCTCCTCGTAGCTCTCGTAGTCCGTCGCCATCTCCACATCCGACGACTCCGTGCCCTGTGACTGCCACCATCGCAGCCAGATCTGGAACATGCGTGCCGGCCAGTCCACCCACCGCACCACCTGCATGTGGCTGTTGTACGTATCCTGCCATATCTGCCTGCACATTCTTTGCTGGAGTGCTGCCTCCCCGCGCGGTCGCTGCAACACCTCCCACACCTGATCGCGAATCCGGTCCGCCAGGAGAGCGTTTCCATGACCGCGCCCCGCGCTGTCCACCACTGCAgcccgcgccgctggcACCTCACTAATCCTTAAGTTTTCAAGGTCCGCCACGAGTCGCTGTCTTTTATACGTGGCGATACCCGCGGGGTCCACCGCTGGTCGTTTCATCTTAAATGCGCCACCTGCCTGTGCTGCTCCCATTTGCTGCTGAATGCGTCCCACTTGCTGCAAGCTCCGAAGCTGCAGAAATAGTCCTTTGAGCTATCGCGCTTGGATGCTTCTAGAAGGTTGCCTTCCAAACCTATAGGCCCTTAGTACCACGATTGTAAACGCTAAGGCATACGTAACACTGTTGGGTAGTATCTAGCGGACAGTGCATACAGATCAAACTTCCTTGGACGCAACCGTCAAATCTGCTGGGCAAGTATGTCTAATAGTTCACAAACGCAGTGTTACAGGTCACTTTCTTAGACGGAACAAAAAGCACATAGATCACCTTCAAAACACAACCGGCCTGCAAGGGTTAAAACACGAAATCGGTGAGTGGTTTAGATGGCAGTAGCGGCGATGTCGGATAGCCCACCCCTGAATGCGGCGGTGTATGAGAGTAAACACCCGAATAAGAAACAGTATACGCAAGCCGGTGAAACGTACGAAGATGCAAGCAGTAGCACATCATTGGCATCGAAGCAGTCAAGCACGGCATCCGGTTCACAGCGCGATGAGATGGAGAAGGAAGTGGCTCAGATTGAAGTGCTACCTATGGAGCTCTCTAGACTAGTGGACATGTTTGTGGATGACTTGAAACAACCCAAATACGTGAAACCGTTGTCCATCTTCCTACTATCGGGGCTATTCCAACAGTTCTACACACGCTTCGACGCCTCGTGCGGGCAGTACTTGGCGAAGCAGGGCAGGCAGTTGGGGACCAGTGCGAGCGTGGAGAATGTGGGCTTTTCGAGTGCTCGGGAGACGCTCAGCACCGGTCTTGGCGGGATATTCGGGCGTAGCCGCAGCGGGAGCGGTCCGCACAAGAAGCGCTCGTCGTCGCTGTTTGGCAACGACGCAGCTAACAGCCAGCCACTCAGCCCAGAGGAGGTCCAGCGACACCTGAAGTTGCAGGAGCTCAACAGCATGAAGATCGAGCGCTACATGGATATTTGTGAGCGTGACGTGTTCCAAAAGATCATGGAAGTGGGCACGTCTGTGCCTGGAACAGGACAGGAGACAGAGCGCCGACCTGTACATGCAGTCGACCTATTTCGTAACAGCCCTGAATTCCTTGAGTATGACAGCCTGCTCACGGCCAAGATCCGGAACCTCAGGGTGCTCGTGGAGAGGGGTGTGCTCGATCTCCCAGCCTTCCTCGGCATGCCACGGAGCGAGGGTATCGACTGCACGGAGTTCGGCATCCACCTCCAGACTCTCGTCGAGGAGCGTCTCTCTCCGATGGAGAAGCTTGCACAGTTGCTGGCCATTCACGACAAAATGACCTTCCTGAAGGATGCATCGAGCAACGACGACTACTTGTCTATGCTCCTATATGTGATAATTCTCACGCCAGTGCACACTCTATATTTGAACGTACAGTTTATCAAGCTATTCAGATATAGCCGGAAACTCATGGGCAGTGAACAGTACGCCGTAACCAATATGACTGCAGCGTTGTATTTCCTAGAAAATCTCACTATAAATGATCTACCCGGCACGGCTAAGGGCCATGCGAAACCGTCGGACATTTTTGTCTTGTCCCACCGAGTAAAGCTTCCAGATATTAGCCGCCAAGCAAAGCCTGAATTGCCACGCACCAACTCGTACAAATCGCTGATGGGTACCACGTTAGATAATTCATTGCGGAACATCTTCGGCAAGATCAAATCATACACGCCACCAGCCCCGGCACAGACGGTGTTCTCCAGCCCAACCAATCAGTCCAATATGCATAATAACCAACTCAATTGCTGCTGTCATGCCGGTAAACCATGCCAGGGTCAAATAGGCAGCGCACAACTGAGTTCTACTGCAGAGCTGGCCTGTTGCAATGATTCTCATGATTCTTTTAAGGGGGGTGAGAACAGCAAACGTCCTCTGCACATACCCGAATGTTGGAGGCAACTCCAAAATCGGGACTTCGATGATTTAAAAGTTTCAGAATTAAAGCAGGTGTTTGACGCCTTCCAAAAGCTTTTGCATACGCTAGAGCATTGAAAAGAACCGCCTGTATACAAACGTGCTCCTCGGAATGTAGCTAGAAGGAAGTTAAACTATCTATAACATTGCACAATTCTGTTCCGCTAGCGGGTATATACTTGGTCTTTATCAATGTTGCTAGTTCGATGATACGCTGCTTCGTGTACGCGAGCGAACCACTGACGTCCGCAAGATATCGCACCACGCGGCGCTTGGTGGTGATATCTGTCGTCCTCTGCCGTAGCACACTGACCAGGAAGTCGTAGCCCGCTGGGTCATGGACACGGGCGTACTGCAGGCCGTGGATAATGGGGTAGGAGAATTTGCCCTCGGTGATATCGTCTGCAAAGCCCTTGTTTTCGGACATGCGCGAGTCGGTCAGGTTCAAATAGTCGTCCCGCACCTGGTACAGCACGCCAAGCAGGTTGCTAAGCGGCACCAATGTTGATCCGGGTCCATCTGGGCCCTCCCGTAACGCTTCCATGATACGCACGGTCAGCCGGAACAAGCCGCCGGTCTTATGCATCACCATCCGCAGGTAGTCATGCTCCGACGGCACCGTAAACGTGTCGCGCCAATATATGTCAAGGCCCTGCCCGCGATGCAGATTCATCATCTCCTCGTTGAACACCTTCAGCAGATCCTGCAGCGGGCCCGCCGGACGCTGAGCCGCCAGCTGCCCGAGCAGCGACATGGACACAAAATACATGTAATTCGCAGTGTTGATCGTCATGGGCGAGCCATATACCACGTGggcagcagcgacgccACGTCTCCATGCAGAGTTGTCTTCGATATCGTCGATCAACAGGCTCGCCACATGCAACATCTCCACCAACTCTGTGACCGCCGCGACCTGCCGCTCCGAAAGACCATAGAACCCGTTGAACACGCGGATCAGCGTATTGCGGAAATTCTTGCCCGGCTGCGTCACTAGATGGTTATAAggctgccgcagcagctcctcctggCTGGCCGTCCAGATCACAGGCCCCAGCGCGAGGCCCTCCACTGAATCCATTTTCTGTATACAACTGCCAGGCTCTCTAGCACTCGGTATGGCCTCTGCTCTTCAATGCGGCACACCAGGGGGCACTCGTAGTTGTCTTGTGTGACGAAAGTATTAACGTGGCGCATATCCTTTAGTAACACTATCACCAACAGCAGCGAGCCTTAAAAAACGGCAAGCCAGAGCCGTCAGCGGTCAGAACGACGATAGTACCGGCGTGTTAGTGACATGGATGTGCTGTTCGTACAGATAATGCAGGGGGTGCAACCTGTCACCCGTGTGTACGTACTAAGCATGATCGGATGCATCATAGCACATAATATAGGGTGGATTGAATCCACAAAATATGACTTCAGCCTGATATTCCACCGGCGGCAGTACCACAAGCTTCTGCTCTCGTGTTTTGATGTAGGGAGCCAGTTCAACGCGATGGACCTGGCCATCACGATGTTCCAGCTTTCCTACGATGAGCAGATCATTGGCAACTCCAAGCGGTTCATCTGGTTCATCGCGGTGGTGGCTGTTCTCACCACAAGCTTTGCCTACATCTGGGACGTGAAGGGGGAGGTGCTGATGGTGGACATGATCAAGTGGAACCTGACGTACTACGCCGCACGGACCAACGTCGCGGCTGCAGGGCAGATCGGGTTCATCCGCGTGCCCtcgctgctggcgctgctgcgaATACCGATCTTTCTGAGGGTCAATCAGTGCAGCTTTGCGATGTGTTCGCTGTCGGTGCTGCCGGGCTACGTGCTGTACCTGATGGCAGACGCCGCAGAGCGGCTATACCAAATCGACCTGATGCGCCCGCCGGATGAGTGGTTTTAGCGGCAGGCCGCCGGCCAGAAGCTGCGGCATAACATAAATATAAGGTATATACAGTACATGCTACGAGAAGAGCGGAACGTCGCGGAACTTGTCGCGCGGGTCCTCCTGCGAGAGCGCCTGTGCCGCCGGAGACATGTGCCCGCTGTCTTTGCGCGGGGCCTTGGAGGGCCAGTACAGCGCCAGATTCCGCTCGCGCGTCAGCAGTTTGTTCCACTTGTTGATCACGAACTGCAAGTCTGCCCGCCGCGAGCAGGGCCCCGCCTGCGCAGCAGCCCCGCGCTtcggcggccgcggcgccggcaTGTCGGCGATGTCCTGCAGGTCCAGCTCATGGATCCGCGCCAGGGCCGCGATCCACTCCTCGTCTGCGGCCTCCGCCAGGCCATCGATCAGCCCCGTCAGCTGCTGGCACACCTCGTCCTGCC encodes the following:
- the MUK1 gene encoding guanine nucleotide exchange factor MUK1 (Syntenic homolog of Saccharomyces cerevisiae YPL070W (MUK1)); translated protein: MAVAAMSDSPPLNAAVYESKHPNKKQYTQAGETYEDASSSTSLASKQSSTASGSQRDEMEKEVAQIEVLPMELSRLVDMFVDDLKQPKYVKPLSIFLLSGLFQQFYTRFDASCGQYLAKQGRQLGTSASVENVGFSSARETLSTGLGGIFGRSRSGSGPHKKRSSSLFGNDAANSQPLSPEEVQRHLKLQELNSMKIERYMDICERDVFQKIMEVGTSVPGTGQETERRPVHAVDLFRNSPEFLEYDSLLTAKIRNLRVLVERGVLDLPAFLGMPRSEGIDCTEFGIHLQTLVEERLSPMEKLAQLLAIHDKMTFLKDASSNDDYLSMLLYVIILTPVHTLYLNVQFIKLFRYSRKLMGSEQYAVTNMTAALYFLENLTINDLPGTAKGHAKPSDIFVLSHRVKLPDISRQAKPELPRTNSYKSLMGTTLDNSLRNIFGKIKSYTPPAPAQTVFSSPTNQSNMHNNQLNCCCHAGKPCQGQIGSAQLSSTAELACCNDSHDSFKGGENSKRPLHIPECWRQLQNRDFDDLKVSELKQVFDAFQKLLHTLEH
- the BTS1 gene encoding farnesyltranstransferase (Syntenic homolog of Saccharomyces cerevisiae YPL069C (BTS1)), with amino-acid sequence MDSVEGLALGPVIWTASQEELLRQPYNHLVTQPGKNFRNTLIRVFNGFYGLSERQVAAVTELVEMLHVASLLIDDIEDNSAWRRGVAAAHVVYGSPMTINTANYMYFVSMSLLGQLAAQRPAGPLQDLLKVFNEEMMNLHRGQGLDIYWRDTFTVPSEHDYLRMVMHKTGGLFRLTVRIMEALREGPDGPGSTLVPLSNLLGVLYQVRDDYLNLTDSRMSENKGFADDITEGKFSYPIIHGLQYARVHDPAGYDFLVSVLRQRTTDITTKRRVVRYLADVSGSLAYTKQRIIELATLIKTKYIPASGTELCNVIDSLTSF
- the DER1 gene encoding derlin (Syntenic homolog of Saccharomyces cerevisiae YBR201W (DER1)) — its product is MDVLFVQIMQGVQPVTRVYVLSMIGCIIAHNIGWIESTKYDFSLIFHRRQYHKLLLSCFDVGSQFNAMDLAITMFQLSYDEQIIGNSKRFIWFIAVVAVLTTSFAYIWDVKGEVLMVDMIKWNLTYYAARTNVAAAGQIGFIRVPSLLALLRIPIFLRVNQCSFAMCSLSVLPGYVLYLMADAAERLYQIDLMRPPDEWF
- the BEM1 gene encoding phosphatidylinositol-3-phosphate-binding protein BEM1 (Syntenic homolog of Saccharomyces cerevisiae YBR200W (BEM1); 1-intron); this encodes MLKGFKLKKDSSQATKGRITSADISAPTQDGSNIAFHMNRLRSLSNTSNRGGKNGAVAGAVDVPIILKALYTYHAQSPGELSFNKGELFQVNGEDGEWYEVTSTEGGRKGMVPKSYFEQVSKSRVVSTHSILTSPQQVQMPVKTGSLYAIVLYDFKAEKSDELSAFAGENLFICAHHNFEWFIAKPIGRLGGPGLVPVGFVSIIDINSGYATGNNVKDDIASVNLPTVQEWKNNIAKYKASNISLGSVEQHQQQQQQQQQQQRVSVVPSVQPFQYTQAQSFDNIVPVGAAVESFLLEGEKYWFHVVCDLEDGSSHSLKRYYEDFYDLQVQLLDAYPAEAGKLRDSNGQWTKRIMPYIPGPVPYVTDSITKKRKDDLNIYVKELIALPPHISHSPLVKSLFAIRNNGFDRVLLKDYGNSTVVRSDDPVALTGAKLAQQEESTLTGSDLKERMGELSLNDKTPPIGSPQAAGSQLKSNKIKFYYKDDIFALLLSPTITLVELKTKIAPRIDSETFQLFVKAGDDVGTEITSNEDLSGVIQEKQKIMVLDVQ
- the UBP16 gene encoding putative ubiquitin-specific protease UBP16 (Syntenic homolog of Saccharomyces cerevisiae YPL072W (UBP16)), which produces MLHRVTYPSSVYDGTLSINKVGSFLYGTDNIPQRLLLCGTLALSYYILGPTIYTWLFPGSSAMFQSSTRKDKHTTGLANNRNDCFANSSIQAWASLPAVSVYLNEIMEIRKEVLRRMVRSSDGAHDGAAADEWGEVKAPSPEHKSEAHDMHDSGDHVGQMNLSNGVDVRMHAALADILYQLQQPVAKSTFISLQPLLHTLELIYSAKLSRGQNDAHEFTQLLLETLEKEHTELSLMLKGDKRLEGLAVPAFPIRGSLADNLVCLRCGGSSKVNVHQFSMHTLPVPNATSADLRDMLFDNQTETIDDYTCVSCQIRAILATEKNRGRQGVDSTELAIIEELARLAPSISINEDMPPHLAAYVSAYNKDHCITAALKSTIVKRTVSVDSPRVLILHLSRSVFNGVSYAKNTCNVTFPEELVINEQLLENNKCVGVRAVRYKLCAMIKHIGTHSQGHYACFRHKPDFRKDPRTGEIIIRSDVISSDAVPQPAPRMPVPYASSKPSALGRLAALLKTVTGEPPSTVTTNEEPVSKPDASAEQDSSGASSASSSGVSSAATKVLPRPQGRPRKLKALRRTTTHPWWCISDSYVSECKTSFLLSETKLVYMLYYQRIEP
- a CDS encoding uncharacterized protein (Syntenic homolog of Saccharomyces cerevisiae YPL071C), whose translation is MGAAQAGGAFKMKRPAVDPAGIATYKRQRLVADLENLRISEVPAARAAVVDSAGRGHGNALLADRIRDQVWEVLQRPRGEAALQQRMCRQIWQDTYNSHMQVVRWVDWPARMFQIWLRWWQSQGTESSDVEMATDYESYEEEETPMDVDEDGDWKY